The following coding sequences lie in one Halomonas sp. 'Soap Lake #6' genomic window:
- a CDS encoding ABC transporter ATP-binding protein, with the protein MLNVADIETFYGPSQALFGVNLEVNAGEMVALMGRNGMGKTTTIRSIFGLTPASRGTITFESHNLRRLPAYRIAKAGLGLVPEGRRCFPNLSVRENLLVTARPGEWTLQKVELLFPRLEERRLQMAKTLSGGEQQMLAIGRALMTNPRLLVLDEATEGLAPVIRQEIWRAIRLFKEQGQSTLLVDKSLSEVLPIADRCTILEKGRTVWDGKPAALDSAVRDRYLGV; encoded by the coding sequence ATGCTTAATGTTGCTGATATTGAAACCTTCTATGGCCCATCCCAGGCACTATTTGGCGTTAACCTTGAAGTAAACGCTGGTGAAATGGTCGCGTTAATGGGTCGCAATGGCATGGGCAAAACTACCACCATTCGCTCGATATTTGGTCTTACCCCTGCCAGCCGCGGCACCATTACGTTTGAATCCCATAACCTGCGCCGCTTACCTGCTTACCGAATTGCTAAAGCAGGCTTGGGCTTGGTACCTGAAGGCCGTCGCTGTTTCCCTAACTTATCCGTGCGCGAAAATTTGCTGGTGACCGCTCGTCCAGGCGAATGGACATTACAGAAAGTAGAGCTGCTGTTTCCTCGTTTAGAGGAGCGCCGCTTGCAAATGGCCAAAACCCTCTCCGGCGGTGAACAACAGATGCTGGCCATTGGCCGGGCTCTGATGACCAACCCACGCCTACTGGTACTTGATGAAGCTACTGAAGGCTTGGCACCGGTGATTCGCCAGGAGATCTGGCGAGCGATTCGTTTATTTAAGGAGCAGGGGCAATCCACGCTACTGGTGGATAAATCATTGAGCGAAGTGCTGCCTATTGCCGACCGTTGCACCATCTTAGAGAAAGGCCGCACCGTTTGGGATGGCAAACCAGCTGCACTGGATAGTGCAGTACGCGACCGTTACCTAGGCGTGTAG
- a CDS encoding branched-chain amino acid ABC transporter permease, translating to MSVTLLIEQLLNGVQLGTMLFLMASGLTLVFGVMGLINLAHGSFYMVGAYATAAVTASTGSFLVGLGAGIIAAALVGALVELIVIRRLYHRPHLDQVLATFALILIFSEGTRWIFGSSPMRLSPPSWLTGFVTLPGDTRYPIYRLMLIGVGITVSIALYFLISKTRLGMRIRAGESDREMIGALGVNISKLYTLVFALGAGLAGLAGALVGALQSVQVGMGEPVLILAFVVIVIGGIGSIKGALFGALLVGLVDTLGRVYLPIFFRTFMPPSEASGVGAALAAMLIYILMAIILAFKPKGLFSAHD from the coding sequence ATGTCCGTTACTCTGCTAATAGAGCAACTTCTCAACGGCGTGCAACTTGGTACCATGCTGTTTTTGATGGCCAGCGGTCTTACCTTAGTCTTCGGGGTAATGGGGCTAATCAATCTCGCCCATGGCTCCTTTTATATGGTGGGCGCCTATGCCACTGCGGCAGTCACTGCTTCAACCGGCTCCTTTCTGGTTGGGCTAGGCGCGGGCATTATAGCAGCGGCGTTAGTGGGTGCCCTGGTAGAGCTGATCGTTATCCGACGGCTTTATCACCGTCCCCATCTTGACCAAGTACTAGCCACATTTGCGCTTATTCTGATTTTTTCCGAAGGCACACGCTGGATTTTCGGTTCGTCTCCCATGCGGCTTAGCCCACCTTCCTGGTTGACCGGATTTGTCACCCTACCTGGCGATACCCGCTACCCCATTTATCGGCTAATGCTGATCGGGGTGGGTATCACCGTTTCCATTGCGCTGTACTTTCTCATCTCTAAAACACGCCTGGGCATGCGTATTCGCGCCGGTGAAAGCGACCGCGAAATGATTGGTGCCCTAGGGGTCAATATCTCAAAGCTATATACCCTGGTGTTTGCATTGGGCGCAGGCTTGGCGGGGTTAGCCGGTGCGTTGGTGGGTGCGCTGCAATCCGTGCAGGTGGGTATGGGTGAACCAGTGTTGATTCTGGCCTTTGTGGTGATCGTCATTGGCGGTATCGGCTCGATAAAAGGCGCGCTGTTTGGGGCACTGTTAGTAGGCCTTGTGGATACCTTAGGGCGCGTGTACTTGCCGATATTTTTCCGAACCTTTATGCCGCCATCAGAAGCTAGCGGGGTTGGTGCTGCGCTGGCCGCGATGCTGATTTATATCCTCATGGCCATCATTCTCGCTTTCAAGCCGAAGGGACTGTTCTCTGCTCATGACTAA
- a CDS encoding disulfide bond formation protein B: MILHSFRSVALAGLAFCILMMAVALGLEHIGGLEPCPLCIFQRVAVIAAGIVFAIAAIHSPAGRVGKVIYGLVALIAVGTGAFIAGRHVWLQSLPADQVPSCGPGLEYMMDILPMQDVVAMVLTGSGECAEIDFVLLGLSLPAWTFIGFAIMAIVPLRMLFFKHRG; the protein is encoded by the coding sequence ATGATCTTGCACTCTTTTCGCTCGGTTGCACTGGCTGGGCTAGCCTTCTGCATTTTAATGATGGCGGTAGCTCTCGGCTTGGAGCACATAGGGGGGCTTGAACCTTGCCCACTGTGTATCTTCCAGCGTGTTGCTGTCATTGCTGCGGGTATTGTGTTCGCGATTGCCGCGATTCATAGCCCCGCAGGGCGAGTGGGTAAAGTTATATACGGGTTAGTAGCGCTAATAGCGGTGGGCACCGGGGCGTTTATTGCCGGGCGTCATGTCTGGTTGCAAAGCCTTCCCGCCGATCAAGTGCCGTCTTGTGGCCCTGGGCTTGAATACATGATGGATATCCTGCCCATGCAGGACGTCGTGGCCATGGTGTTGACCGGTTCCGGTGAATGCGCCGAGATTGATTTCGTTCTATTGGGCCTCTCATTACCCGCCTGGACCTTCATTGGCTTTGCAATCATGGCGATCGTACCGCTGCGTATGCTGTTTTTTAAACATCGGGGCTAG
- a CDS encoding RidA family protein: MSDANFHQLLHPSHWKAAVGYANGVLASGQTVFVGGQIGWNADQVFESDDFVIQVNQALQNIVAILKEANAGPEHIVRLTWYVTDKREYLARLKEVGGAYREVLGKHFPAMTMVQVAGLVEDQAKVEIEATAVIPAA; encoded by the coding sequence ATGAGTGACGCCAACTTTCATCAGCTTCTTCACCCTTCTCATTGGAAAGCAGCAGTCGGCTACGCTAATGGCGTGCTTGCTTCAGGGCAAACAGTGTTTGTCGGCGGGCAAATTGGCTGGAATGCTGATCAGGTGTTTGAAAGCGATGATTTCGTTATTCAGGTTAATCAGGCGCTGCAAAATATTGTAGCAATCTTAAAAGAGGCCAATGCAGGTCCGGAGCATATCGTTCGCTTAACCTGGTATGTGACGGACAAGCGGGAGTATTTGGCAAGGCTTAAAGAGGTGGGCGGAGCTTACCGCGAAGTACTTGGCAAGCACTTCCCAGCGATGACCATGGTTCAAGTGGCAGGGCTTGTGGAAGATCAGGCCAAGGTGGAAATCGAAGCAACAGCGGTAATCCCTGCCGCTTAA
- a CDS encoding branched-chain amino acid ABC transporter permease codes for MTNNTPLTNNTGLSKSAAPGVANSGLATKPDNHFDRKGLVQIALLGLLFLVPVAAYFLGHIYYVNLASRITIIAMAAVGLNLAIGYGGMVSFGHAAYFGLGGYVAGISAYHAFDFTPFMTWPLNVPGSDSMLVVWLVAILVCALLALAIGAISLRTTGVYFIMITLAFAQMIYYFANSWPTYGGEDGLPIYLRNGLPGLDTNNALIYFLICFCGLVLAMAITSRLMKSRFGAALTMARLNDVRLATAGISPYPIRLVAFVISAVITGLAGALYADLNGFVSPTMLSWHFSGELMVIVILGGVGRLYGPLAGAVLFVMMETLLGGMTQYWQLFLGLVLLGVVLFAKHGVMGWLAGRERNE; via the coding sequence ATGACTAACAACACGCCCCTAACGAATAATACTGGCCTGTCTAAGAGTGCAGCCCCAGGGGTTGCTAATAGTGGCCTAGCAACCAAGCCAGATAACCACTTTGACCGTAAAGGGCTCGTCCAGATAGCGTTGCTCGGCCTGTTATTCCTGGTGCCGGTAGCGGCTTATTTTCTAGGCCATATTTACTACGTCAATCTAGCTTCGCGGATCACCATTATTGCCATGGCAGCCGTTGGCCTTAACCTGGCGATTGGCTATGGCGGCATGGTGAGCTTTGGCCATGCAGCTTACTTTGGCTTAGGCGGTTATGTCGCAGGTATAAGCGCTTACCACGCCTTTGATTTTACGCCGTTTATGACTTGGCCCCTTAACGTGCCAGGTAGTGACAGCATGCTGGTGGTGTGGTTAGTGGCTATTCTGGTGTGCGCGCTATTGGCGCTGGCGATCGGTGCGATTTCGCTGCGTACCACTGGGGTGTATTTCATTATGATCACCCTCGCCTTTGCCCAGATGATTTATTACTTCGCTAACTCCTGGCCGACCTATGGTGGTGAAGATGGCTTGCCGATCTATTTACGCAATGGCCTGCCTGGGTTAGATACCAATAATGCATTGATCTACTTTCTTATCTGCTTCTGTGGGCTTGTGCTGGCGATGGCAATTACTTCGCGGCTGATGAAATCCCGTTTTGGTGCCGCTCTTACCATGGCGCGGCTAAATGATGTGCGTCTTGCCACTGCTGGCATTAGCCCTTATCCCATTCGACTAGTGGCGTTTGTTATATCAGCAGTAATCACTGGGCTTGCCGGCGCGCTGTATGCAGACCTTAACGGCTTTGTTAGCCCGACCATGCTGAGCTGGCACTTCTCCGGGGAACTGATGGTAATTGTGATTTTAGGTGGCGTAGGCCGTCTTTATGGCCCACTCGCCGGAGCAGTGCTGTTTGTGATGATGGAAACCCTTCTGGGTGGCATGACTCAGTATTGGCAGCTCTTTCTGGGGCTCGTGTTACTCGGGGTAGTGCTGTTTGCCAAGCACGGAGTAATGGGTTGGCTGGCAGGGAGGGAGCGTAATGAGTGA
- a CDS encoding ABC transporter ATP-binding protein: MSEAILSLNHLYKQFGALQATNDVSLELQTGEIHALIGPNGAGKSTLIGQIAGNIRPDKGSVYLAGTEITGMSIAQRARLGLGRSFQVSSLAEPLSVMRNVMMGVQALQSHSFRFWKPVARDQQLLEPAFEALERMQLSHRAWTPVCELSHGERRQVEVACALALKPRALLLDEPMAGLGPEGSAKLTELLEALKLEVPILLIEHDMDAVFRLADRISVLVSGSVIAHGDSQTIRQDPRVRDAYLGDADA; this comes from the coding sequence ATGAGTGAGGCTATCCTTTCGCTAAATCACCTGTATAAGCAATTTGGGGCGCTGCAGGCGACCAACGATGTTTCTCTGGAGCTCCAGACTGGTGAAATCCATGCCTTGATTGGTCCCAATGGGGCTGGCAAGTCGACCCTGATTGGGCAAATTGCGGGCAATATACGTCCTGATAAGGGCAGCGTTTATTTAGCGGGAACTGAAATCACTGGCATGAGTATTGCCCAGCGCGCACGGCTTGGGCTGGGGCGCAGTTTCCAGGTCTCATCTCTCGCTGAACCGTTATCAGTAATGCGCAATGTAATGATGGGAGTTCAAGCACTACAGAGTCACAGCTTCCGCTTCTGGAAACCTGTCGCCCGGGACCAACAACTGCTTGAACCTGCTTTTGAGGCGTTGGAACGCATGCAGCTTAGCCACCGTGCCTGGACACCGGTATGTGAGCTTTCCCACGGTGAACGCCGCCAAGTAGAAGTGGCCTGCGCTCTGGCGCTCAAGCCCCGCGCCCTGCTGTTGGACGAGCCTATGGCGGGCCTCGGTCCTGAAGGTTCTGCGAAACTTACCGAGCTACTTGAAGCACTGAAGCTGGAAGTACCTATCCTGCTGATTGAGCACGACATGGATGCGGTATTTCGGCTGGCTGATCGTATTTCTGTACTGGTCTCAGGCAGTGTTATTGCCCATGGCGATAGCCAGACAATTAGGCAGGATCCACGCGTTCGCGACGCCTACCTGGGAGATGCAGATGCTTAA
- a CDS encoding acyl-CoA thioesterase, whose translation MAFRTQRKVRFQHCDPAGIVFYPRYFEMINSVVEDWFEEVVQHDFNQLHIETGTGVPTAAIDTQFHAPSRLGELLTFELMVQSVGRSSVTIQIVAYCGEQKRLTSDSTLVFVDLSSGKSMPWTEAIRQHITVDNL comes from the coding sequence ATGGCGTTTAGAACTCAGCGGAAGGTTCGCTTTCAGCACTGTGACCCGGCGGGTATCGTTTTTTATCCCCGCTATTTTGAAATGATTAACTCCGTGGTGGAGGACTGGTTTGAGGAAGTCGTGCAGCACGACTTTAACCAGCTGCATATAGAAACCGGTACGGGTGTCCCTACTGCCGCTATCGATACGCAGTTTCATGCGCCAAGCCGATTAGGCGAACTGCTTACCTTTGAATTAATGGTTCAGTCCGTGGGGCGCAGCAGCGTGACCATCCAGATCGTCGCTTATTGCGGTGAGCAAAAGCGCCTAACTAGCGACTCAACCCTGGTATTTGTGGATTTAAGTAGCGGTAAATCTATGCCATGGACCGAGGCAATACGCCAGCACATTACCGTCGATAACCTATAA
- a CDS encoding benzoate-CoA ligase family protein: MYIQSAHADTFARDNLPPSDCQPEFLLSDYDYPERLNAGVELCDRLLSQGHGERIALAGNGRRRTYQELTEWTNRLAHVLVEDLGVIPGQRVLIRSANNPAMVACWLAATKAGAVVVNTMPMLRSKELCQVIDKAEIGLALCDTRLLDELVECHGKSPLLKRIVGFDGTANHDAELDRLALGKPATFDAVDTSADDVALLGFTSGTTGSPKATMHFHRDLLAIADGYAKEVLQVTPEDVFVGSPPLAFTFGLGGLAIFPLRFGATAVLLEHATPPNMMDIIREYQATVVFTAPTAYRAMLSAPTRHEDLSSLRVAVSAGETLPAPIYHDWIKQTGTPIIDGIGATEMLHIFISNRLDDHRPSCTGKPVPGYQARIVDNAMNDVPRGTVGKLAVRGPTGCRYLADKRQQKYVVDGWNITGDAFYQDEEGYFHFAARNDDMIVSAGYNIAGPEVEAALLAHPAVKECAVIGAPSEERGQIVEAFVVLNDGFQQDEECLQMLQDFVKQTIAPYKYPRSIRFIETLPKTATGKVQRFRLSQEHYPSAGSPCSDLRSNNVRPSK, encoded by the coding sequence ATGTACATCCAGTCGGCTCATGCTGATACTTTTGCGCGGGATAACCTGCCACCCAGTGATTGTCAGCCTGAGTTTTTGCTTTCAGACTACGATTACCCTGAACGACTTAACGCAGGCGTTGAGCTTTGCGATCGGCTGCTCAGCCAGGGCCACGGCGAACGCATTGCCTTAGCAGGCAACGGCCGACGGCGCACTTATCAAGAACTCACCGAGTGGACCAACCGCCTCGCCCATGTGCTGGTGGAAGACCTCGGTGTGATTCCCGGTCAGCGGGTGCTGATTCGTTCGGCCAACAATCCGGCCATGGTAGCTTGCTGGCTGGCAGCGACCAAAGCAGGCGCCGTCGTGGTCAACACCATGCCTATGCTGCGCAGCAAAGAGCTATGCCAGGTGATTGATAAGGCAGAAATCGGCCTCGCCCTCTGCGATACCCGCCTGCTTGATGAGCTGGTTGAGTGTCATGGAAAAAGCCCGCTACTCAAACGTATTGTCGGCTTTGATGGCACCGCCAACCATGACGCCGAACTTGACCGTTTAGCGCTGGGCAAGCCCGCTACCTTTGATGCCGTGGATACCTCCGCCGACGATGTGGCGCTGCTGGGGTTTACCTCGGGCACCACCGGTTCGCCCAAAGCCACTATGCACTTTCACCGTGACCTATTAGCCATTGCCGACGGTTACGCGAAGGAAGTGCTACAGGTGACACCAGAGGATGTGTTCGTTGGTTCGCCGCCACTGGCATTTACTTTTGGCCTGGGTGGATTAGCAATATTTCCGTTGCGCTTCGGCGCCACCGCCGTGCTGCTGGAACACGCCACCCCGCCCAACATGATGGATATTATCCGCGAATATCAGGCTACAGTGGTATTCACCGCCCCCACCGCTTACCGGGCAATGCTCTCAGCACCCACTCGCCATGAGGATCTCAGCAGTCTGCGGGTCGCGGTTTCTGCTGGCGAAACGCTGCCAGCACCGATTTATCATGACTGGATCAAGCAAACCGGCACACCCATTATCGACGGTATTGGCGCAACGGAAATGCTGCATATCTTTATCTCCAACCGTCTGGATGACCACCGCCCTAGCTGCACCGGTAAGCCGGTGCCTGGTTACCAGGCACGCATTGTTGATAACGCGATGAATGATGTCCCCCGGGGCACGGTAGGCAAGCTTGCGGTGCGTGGCCCTACCGGCTGTCGCTACTTAGCCGATAAGCGCCAGCAGAAGTATGTGGTTGATGGCTGGAATATCACCGGCGATGCGTTTTACCAGGATGAGGAAGGTTACTTTCATTTCGCTGCCCGTAATGACGATATGATTGTCTCAGCTGGCTATAACATTGCAGGTCCTGAGGTGGAGGCAGCGTTACTTGCCCACCCCGCCGTTAAAGAGTGCGCGGTGATTGGCGCACCCAGTGAAGAGCGTGGGCAAATTGTCGAGGCTTTTGTTGTTCTAAACGATGGATTTCAGCAAGATGAAGAATGTCTGCAAATGCTGCAGGACTTCGTGAAGCAGACTATCGCGCCTTATAAGTACCCTCGCTCGATACGCTTTATTGAGACTCTGCCAAAAACAGCCACGGGTAAGGTTCAGCGTTTTCGGCTAAGCCAGGAGCACTACCCAAGTGCTGGCTCTCCTTGCTCTGACCTTAGGTCAAACAACGTACGGCCCTCTAAGTAA
- a CDS encoding alpha/beta hydrolase has protein sequence MLYQHFTTQEEIDRAYDPMMGRDPMVLVKEWRERSEASRERHRASLKVSLDLPYGPSLAERMDIFHAHTPQAPVHVFFHGGYWRSLSHREFSFIVDDLVKAGITVAVVNYALCPQVRFSELVRQAQAAVAFVYRHAAELDVDPEQLSISGHSAGGHLCAMLMSTDWEDTFGLPNQLIRGALCVSGLYDLRPFPWSWLQPKLQLSGRDVQEFSPLWLQCRVPAPIKLVAGGLESEEFERQMSDYSEHLSEQRQDVTQQLLPEVDHFSILEHYLNDGCFVEWIKGVHSL, from the coding sequence ATGCTTTATCAACACTTTACGACTCAAGAGGAGATCGACCGTGCCTACGACCCGATGATGGGTCGAGACCCAATGGTGTTGGTAAAGGAGTGGCGTGAACGCAGTGAAGCATCACGTGAACGCCACCGTGCAAGTCTTAAAGTAAGCCTTGATCTACCTTATGGCCCTTCGCTTGCTGAGCGCATGGATATTTTTCATGCGCATACACCCCAGGCGCCAGTGCACGTCTTTTTCCACGGCGGCTACTGGCGTTCACTTAGCCATCGCGAATTTAGCTTTATCGTTGATGACTTGGTCAAAGCTGGGATCACGGTGGCGGTGGTCAATTACGCGCTTTGTCCCCAGGTACGCTTTAGTGAGCTAGTGCGTCAGGCTCAGGCAGCAGTGGCCTTCGTGTATCGCCATGCCGCCGAACTAGACGTCGACCCGGAACAGTTAAGTATTTCAGGGCACTCGGCGGGCGGGCATCTATGCGCGATGCTGATGTCCACGGATTGGGAAGATACGTTTGGGTTGCCGAACCAGCTGATTCGCGGTGCACTGTGTGTCAGTGGCCTCTATGATTTGCGACCCTTTCCCTGGTCGTGGCTGCAGCCTAAGCTGCAACTGAGTGGGCGAGATGTGCAGGAGTTCAGTCCTCTATGGCTGCAGTGCCGTGTGCCTGCGCCAATAAAGCTAGTAGCTGGAGGCCTGGAGTCAGAAGAGTTTGAGCGGCAGATGAGCGACTATAGCGAGCATTTAAGTGAGCAGAGGCAGGACGTCACTCAGCAGTTGCTCCCTGAGGTAGATCACTTCTCGATTCTTGAGCACTATCTTAACGATGGCTGCTTTGTGGAGTGGATCAAAGGGGTTCACAGCTTATAG
- the gshA gene encoding glutamate--cysteine ligase, giving the protein MPEPLTVPSALTAQVERLLPSARLGRLGRLRRGLEKEGLRVDANGHIAQTPHPHALGSKLTHPHITTDYSEALLEYITPVYSQPGEALCFLSDLHTFTYHHLENEWIWPGSMPSRLSGNDSVPIADYGSSNVGTMKHVYRKGLDMRYGRIMQAIAGVHYNVSLPDDMWHALREMEKATNIPFNDYRSTRYFGMIRHFRRHSWLLLYLFGASPAIDKSFLPDGKVPEKLQSLSDDTYYAPYATTLRMSDLGYQNKVQSQLKICFNSLSNYVNTLRHAISSPWPDYEKMGVNVDGEWRQLNANILQIENEYYSDIRPKRVAKHNETPSQALEARGVEYIEVRCLDLNPFDPLGVTETQMRFVDTFLMWCLLSDSPWISDEECDRLDDNRRWVVERGRDPELKLFNHGETTSVREWGEQIFAEMGEVARLLDAVEEGAPHAGALADLAPHLADPSLTPSAQVLERLKENGGSLSDLMLSLAKEQAEQLKAEPMQRSREALLAQLIETSHQQQRDIEAADQESFSEFLSRYFAKARESRALSAIPPEDHQ; this is encoded by the coding sequence TTGCCTGAACCACTCACTGTGCCATCCGCGCTGACCGCGCAAGTCGAGCGCCTGCTACCCAGTGCGCGCCTTGGTCGGTTGGGCCGCCTGCGCCGCGGGCTTGAAAAAGAAGGGCTTCGGGTTGATGCCAATGGTCATATTGCTCAAACGCCCCACCCGCATGCGCTAGGCTCCAAGCTGACGCATCCGCATATCACCACCGATTACTCCGAAGCGCTGCTTGAGTACATCACTCCTGTATACTCTCAGCCGGGTGAGGCACTGTGCTTTTTATCTGACTTGCACACCTTTACTTATCATCACTTGGAAAACGAGTGGATTTGGCCGGGTAGTATGCCCTCCAGGCTATCCGGCAATGACAGTGTACCGATTGCCGACTACGGCAGTTCCAATGTTGGCACTATGAAGCATGTTTACCGTAAAGGGTTAGACATGCGCTATGGCCGAATTATGCAGGCGATCGCGGGCGTGCATTACAATGTATCGCTGCCGGATGATATGTGGCATGCGCTGCGCGAAATGGAAAAAGCCACCAATATCCCCTTCAACGATTACCGCTCGACTCGCTATTTCGGCATGATTCGTCATTTTCGTCGCCATAGCTGGTTACTGCTTTATCTATTTGGTGCTTCGCCGGCGATTGATAAGAGCTTTTTGCCCGACGGAAAAGTGCCCGAAAAGCTGCAGTCGCTCAGCGACGATACCTACTATGCCCCCTATGCCACCACGCTGCGTATGTCCGATCTGGGCTATCAGAACAAGGTTCAGTCGCAGCTTAAAATCTGTTTTAACTCGCTATCGAATTACGTTAACACCCTGCGCCATGCGATCTCATCGCCCTGGCCCGATTATGAAAAAATGGGCGTTAATGTGGATGGTGAGTGGCGCCAACTGAATGCCAATATCCTGCAGATTGAAAATGAGTACTACAGCGATATTCGCCCCAAACGAGTCGCCAAGCATAACGAGACCCCCAGCCAGGCGCTTGAGGCCCGTGGTGTGGAATATATCGAAGTGCGTTGTTTGGATTTAAATCCCTTCGATCCGTTGGGCGTGACTGAAACCCAGATGCGCTTTGTAGATACCTTTTTGATGTGGTGCCTGCTCAGCGATAGCCCATGGATTTCTGATGAAGAGTGCGACCGTCTGGACGACAACCGCCGTTGGGTGGTAGAGCGCGGCCGTGACCCAGAACTCAAGTTATTCAATCATGGTGAGACCACCTCGGTACGGGAGTGGGGCGAGCAGATATTCGCAGAGATGGGCGAAGTTGCGCGTCTATTAGATGCTGTTGAAGAGGGTGCTCCTCATGCTGGTGCGCTTGCTGATCTTGCGCCACATCTGGCAGATCCTTCGCTTACGCCTTCTGCACAGGTACTTGAACGACTGAAAGAGAACGGCGGATCGCTGAGCGATTTAATGCTCAGCTTGGCCAAAGAGCAGGCTGAGCAGTTGAAAGCTGAGCCTATGCAGCGTAGTCGCGAAGCGCTGCTTGCCCAGTTAATTGAAACCTCGCATCAGCAACAGCGCGATATTGAAGCTGCTGATCAAGAGAGCTTCAGTGAGTTTTTAAGTCGCTATTTCGCTAAAGCGCGGGAATCTCGTGCCCTGTCCGCTATCCCACCAGAGGATCATCAATGA
- a CDS encoding ABC transporter substrate-binding protein, with translation MKKITHFGLGLLLSSSLVAAHADDVKIGMITTLSGGGSHLGVDVRDGFMLAIEQSGRNDVNVLIQDDANRPDLARSLANEFMQRDNVDILTGIIWSNLAMAVVPAAVRQGAFYLSPNAGPSDLAGRMCHENYFNVAYQNDNLHGAMGAYMREEGYERPIILAPNYPAGTDALAGFKHLYEGEVVDELYTQMGQTDYAAEIAQIRASNADSLFFFLPGGMGISFMKQWEGSGVDMPIFGAAFSFDEILIKAVGSAAIGARNTSLWAYDLDNEANHRFVEGFREAYGRTPTLYAAQGYDTANLILSALDVAHPDDQDAFREALRAADFDSVRGEFRFGPNHHPIQDIYVREVVEGDDGEPTNRLIGVAVEDIQDVYFEQCQM, from the coding sequence ATGAAAAAAATAACTCACTTCGGCCTTGGCTTGCTCCTCTCATCAAGCTTGGTGGCAGCCCACGCGGATGACGTGAAAATTGGCATGATTACCACCCTTTCCGGGGGCGGCTCGCACCTGGGTGTGGATGTTCGCGATGGCTTTATGCTGGCGATCGAGCAGTCAGGCCGTAATGATGTCAACGTACTGATTCAAGATGACGCCAACCGCCCTGACCTGGCCCGCAGCTTAGCCAATGAGTTTATGCAGCGTGATAACGTCGATATTCTCACCGGCATCATCTGGTCTAACTTGGCGATGGCTGTGGTTCCCGCTGCCGTGCGTCAAGGTGCTTTCTACCTATCACCTAATGCAGGGCCTTCCGATTTAGCCGGGCGGATGTGCCACGAAAACTACTTTAACGTGGCCTATCAAAACGACAACCTGCACGGCGCCATGGGCGCTTACATGCGCGAAGAGGGCTATGAGCGGCCAATTATTCTGGCACCCAATTACCCTGCTGGCACCGATGCTCTGGCGGGTTTCAAGCACCTTTACGAAGGTGAAGTGGTCGATGAGCTTTACACTCAAATGGGCCAAACCGACTACGCCGCTGAAATTGCCCAAATTCGCGCCAGCAATGCAGATAGCTTGTTTTTCTTCTTACCCGGCGGCATGGGTATTTCGTTTATGAAACAGTGGGAGGGTTCCGGCGTCGATATGCCTATTTTTGGCGCGGCCTTCTCCTTTGACGAAATCCTTATCAAAGCCGTTGGTAGCGCGGCGATTGGCGCTCGTAATACCTCACTATGGGCCTACGACTTGGATAATGAAGCCAACCATCGCTTCGTCGAAGGCTTCCGGGAAGCTTATGGCCGTACACCTACCCTCTACGCGGCTCAGGGTTACGATACCGCTAATCTTATTCTTAGCGCCCTAGATGTTGCCCACCCCGATGATCAAGACGCCTTCCGCGAAGCACTGCGGGCTGCCGACTTTGACAGCGTACGCGGCGAATTCCGTTTTGGCCCTAACCACCACCCTATCCAGGATATTTACGTGCGTGAAGTGGTGGAAGGTGACGATGGTGAGCCTACCAATCGCCTGATCGGTGTCGCTGTGGAAGATATTCAAGACGTCTATTTCGAACAGTGCCAAATGTAA